A genomic window from Paenibacillus sp. FSL K6-0276 includes:
- a CDS encoding CD3324 family protein, whose protein sequence is MKYVNADTIFPKELLEEIQKYINGGMVYIPKPEESHVKWGEKSGSRKYLRSRNIEICLRFAVGATVDQLSDEYCLSRDSIKKIVYTKK, encoded by the coding sequence ATGAAATATGTAAATGCAGATACGATTTTCCCAAAAGAATTATTAGAGGAAATTCAGAAATATATTAACGGTGGTATGGTATATATCCCTAAGCCTGAAGAATCACATGTAAAATGGGGCGAAAAGTCAGGGAGCAGAAAGTACTTGAGATCTAGAAACATTGAGATCTGTCTAAGGTTTGCTGTTGGTGCAACCGTTGACCAGCTTTCAGATGAATATTGCCTTTCGAGGGATAGTATTAAGAAGATTGTTTATACAAAAAAATAA